One genomic segment of Synechocystis sp. LKSZ1 includes these proteins:
- the yqeK gene encoding bis(5'-nucleosyl)-tetraphosphatase (symmetrical) YqeK, whose protein sequence is MSDPSSPPVSPPISLHREAVLAWLETQVSPQRLAHILGVEATAKALAPLHGLDPEAAATAGLLHDLAKFFPPARLLAIAQAEGIPLDPVLEQVPHLLHAEISAVVARQEFHVHDPVILNAIRHHTLGCPGMAPLSCLIFVADAIEPQRGDDPALLALRRASRKNLYKAVRKTCDLVFEHLLAHHKTIHPRLIETRNWALQWEKYGEK, encoded by the coding sequence TTGTCTGACCCCAGTTCTCCTCCTGTCTCACCGCCGATTTCCCTCCATCGAGAGGCAGTTTTGGCTTGGTTAGAGACCCAAGTGTCGCCCCAGCGACTGGCCCATATCCTGGGCGTAGAAGCAACGGCTAAGGCTCTGGCCCCTCTGCATGGTCTAGACCCCGAAGCCGCCGCTACTGCTGGCCTGTTGCACGATCTGGCTAAATTTTTCCCCCCGGCCCGTCTGCTGGCGATAGCCCAAGCGGAAGGCATTCCCCTCGATCCTGTTCTGGAGCAAGTCCCCCATCTGCTCCATGCGGAGATTAGTGCTGTGGTCGCTCGGCAGGAATTTCATGTTCACGACCCCGTTATCCTTAATGCCATTCGCCACCATACCCTGGGTTGTCCCGGCATGGCCCCCTTATCCTGTCTAATCTTTGTGGCCGATGCCATTGAACCCCAGCGGGGCGACGATCCAGCTCTCCTGGCCCTGCGGCGAGCGAGTCGTAAAAATCTTTATAAAGCCGTCCGCAAAACCTGTGACCTCGTTTTCGAGCATCTGTTGGCCCACCACAAAACCATCCATCCCCGTCTGATTGAGACCCGAAATTGGGCGTTACAATGGGAAAAATATGGAGAAAAATGA
- the rsfS gene encoding ribosome silencing factor, which produces MTEILRLDPVTSTPVPSLSPVSTESLVWTILQAADERKADDINVLKVTDISYLADYFVIVTGFSRTQVRAIADSIEKQVETSYARLPLHTEGKAEGSWILQDFGDVLVHIFMPEEREFYKLEAFWGHAQGYNLADFAQEFGFTYTPPTLPSFQ; this is translated from the coding sequence ATGACCGAAATCCTGCGCCTTGACCCCGTTACCTCGACCCCTGTGCCCTCTCTCTCTCCGGTTTCAACGGAATCCCTCGTCTGGACGATTCTACAAGCGGCGGATGAACGCAAAGCCGACGATATCAATGTTTTAAAAGTCACCGATATTTCCTACTTGGCAGACTATTTTGTGATTGTGACGGGGTTTTCACGTACCCAGGTCAGGGCCATTGCCGACAGTATCGAAAAACAAGTTGAAACGTCCTATGCTCGTCTGCCCCTCCACACGGAAGGCAAGGCGGAAGGTAGTTGGATTTTGCAGGATTTTGGCGATGTGCTGGTGCATATTTTTATGCCAGAAGAACGGGAATTCTATAAACTAGAAGCCTTTTGGGGCCATGCCCAGGGCTATAATTTGGCTGATTTTGCCCAGGAATTTGGTTTTACCTACACGCCACCCACCCTGCCCTCCTTCCAATAA